DNA sequence from the Staphylococcus epidermidis genome:
GGTAATCCGGTAAGTTGTGATTCTATGTTCATATATTCATGACTACTATCGTGAATGATATATCCATTATCATAAGTAAGTACTAAAAAGTTCTTATCTCTACAATAATCTACAATATTATCGAAATCTTCCTTTGAAACAGGCTGATCGACCTCTACATTTTCATTAGCCATATTTATAGTTTTACCTCCATTATAACTAATAATGAAGCTGTTATATTTATTTAACTCTAATTCTCTCGCAGTAGGTAACATACCTTCTGTTGGTCTACCTGAGGCCAATACCACATAATAACCACGCTTTTGAATATCTAATAAGTAAGATTTTGTCTCAATGGATAATTTATTATCACTATTCATTAAAGTATCATCCATATCTAAAACTACCATTTTATACTGAGTCATATAGTATAGAACTCCTTTCAAGAGTTATTAAAAGTTTATTCTTAACTATATTTTACAATAATTTAGGACTTTAGGTACACCACTTCATCTTTAACACCTATTTCATTAATTGTTACTAGTTCTGAAGCACAATTATTAATTTTCTCACGTAGTGTTCTAACTAATTTACCACTTTTTTCTTTTGGACAAAGAGTGAGTATCGTAGGTCCAGCTCCACTTATAACAGTTGCATATGCATCATGTTGACGTGATAGTTTACGTACTTGATTGAATTCTGGAATAAGGTGTTGCCTATATGGTTCATGAAAACCATCTTGTTCCATCATCTTTCCAGCAAGTTTATATTTATGCTGAATGAGAGCACAAATCATAGTGTTACTAATGGCACTATTTTGCACAGCACCTTTATGTGAAAATGTATCGGGTAAGACCCTTCTAGAGTCTTCTGTACGAAGCTCATATGGAGGTATAGTTAAAATTATATCTACGTGCGGAACTTCTATTCTAGCAACATCTGTTATTTTAGTTATTGGATTATAAAAACCTGCAATCAAACCTCCATATATTGTAGGTGCTACATTATCAGGGTGTCCCTCAATTTCAGTCGCTAGTTGTAACAATTCGTATTTAGATAATTGAATATTACCAAAGTAATTAGCAATAAAAAGAGCACCGACTAATGCAGAAGCAGATGAACCTAGTCCTCTAGCTAATGGAATATCACTTCTCATTTCAATTTGCAAGCTTGGAAGTGTAACATTGTATTTACGCGCAACATTTAGAGCAGTTTGATAAATATAATTATTCTCATCTTTAGGTAAACCTTCTAGTTCTGAACTATAATATAGAAATTCCCAATTAGCTCTTTCAATCTTACGTATAGACATATGCAAATATTTATCCAATGCCATACCAATTGAGTCAAAACCTACACCTAGATTCGCGGTTGATGCAGGGATTTTAAGTTTTAAAACTTCCTCCATACTAGATTGCCCCTTTGATGTATCTAATTATACTTTCTTTATTATTAGGTAAAGGTTGAATAGGATTATCTAAGAGAGAAATAGCTGTGTCAGGATCTTTAAGTCCATTCCCAGTTAATATTGCAACTATCTTTTTACCTTTAGGTAACTTACCAGAGCGATGAAGTTTGATTAGACCTGCAATTGAAGCATTACTCGCTGGTTCACTAAAAACACCTTCATTTGTTGTCATTAACTGATAAGCTTCTAAAATTTCTTCATCTATCACACTATCAATTAAACCATTTGATTCATCTAGTGCATTAACAGCTTTTTGCCAACTAGCAGGATTCCCTATTCGGATAGCTGTAGCTATTGTTTCTGGATTTTTGATTATTTTATTTTGAACAATTGGAGATGCTCCTTCTGCTTGGAAGCCAAACATTTGTGGTAATTGTGTATTCTTTTTATTATGATATTCAACAAATCCTTGCCAATAAGCAGTTATATTACCTGCATTTCCCACTGGTATTGCTAAAATGTCAGGGGCTTGACCATCTAACTGTTCAACAATTTCAAAGGCACCCGTCTTTTGTCCTTCAATCCTAAATGGATTAACAGAATTAACTAATTCAATTTCATCATTTTCTTCAGCAATCTCTTTTACAATTTCTAGTGCTTCATCGAAGTTTCCTTCTATAGAAACAATTTCTGCACCATACATAACTGCTTGTGATAATTTACCTAATGCTATTTTACCTTCAGGAATTACGACAATTGCTTTTAAACCAGCTCTTGCAGCATAAGCAGCTGCTGATGCTGAAGTATTACCAGTTGAAGCACAAATAACAACTTTTTTCCCTTGTTCTTTTGCCTTTGTTACAGCCATAACCATACCACGATCTTTAAATGAGCCAGTCGGATTTGCTCCTTCATATTTAACATATAATTCAATATCTAATTTTTGAGAAAGATTTTCACAATAAATAAGTGGTGTATGTCCTTCATTGAGTGTTAGTGCTGGTGTAGATTGATTGACTGGTAAATATTCTTTAAATTCTTTAACTAATCCTTGCCATCTTTTCATAATTATTAAACTCCCTCTACAGGATAAACTTTCTTGATATTAAATCCTGATTGATTTAGAACTTTTTCTGGAGATGTTTCTATTCCAGTAACGATAATTGCATAAGTATCTTGATCCCTCTCAACAAGTTGCAACGATTTATGGAATGGTAATTTCTTTTTAATGTCATATTCAACTTTCTCCAAAGATTTATTATTGTTACTAATTACTATATAGTAATTAGATTTCTCTTGAATAACCACTGGTTCTGCACCATCCATCATTTCTTTAGTTTCCTCTGTCTTTAATTCAAAATGAGGTGGTAAAGTGTGTAAGTTTGATTCAAAGAAAAGTGCCACATTTAATAAATCACTTACAACTGCACTTCCTGTTGCTAAACTACCTGCACCTTTACCATAAAACATTGTATCGCCAACAGCATCACCTATAACATATATTGCATTGTATTCGTTCTCTACAGCTGCAAGTTGGTGATTCTTATGTATCAGTGTCGGTTCCACAGAAGCATTCACATATCCATTTTCATATGTACCTTTACCTATTGATTTAATTTTATAATTTAATGCGCTTGCTGCATTGATGTCTGCTAATGTAATGTCACTAATTCCTACCGATTTAACATCATTCAGTTTAATGACTTGGTTAAAAGATAAATAAGATGTAATAACTACCTTTCTTGCAGCATCTACACCTTCTACATCATCTGTTGGATCAGCTTCAGCAAATCCTAATCTTTGTGCTTCTTCTAACGCATCTTTAAAAGTTGTTTGTTCATGAGTCATTTTTGAGAGAATAAAGTTAGAAGTTCCGTTAAATATTCCCATAAATTTAGAAATATTATTTGCATTCAGTCCGTTATTAATAGCATTGACAATAGGGATACCACCTGCCACACTTGCTTCAAATTTAAGAGCGACGCCATTTTCTTCAGCTAAGTCTTCTAATAATTTTAAATGGATAGCTAGTAAATCCTTATTTGCTGTAATCACATGTTTTTTATTTTTAAGGGCTGTTCTTAACCAATCAACAGTAGGTTCAATACCACCCATAACTTCAACGACTATATCAATAGAATTGTCATTTAAGATGTCATTAATATCTTCTGTAAGATGATATTGACTAATATTTAACGGACGTTTCTTAGATTTATCTCGGACTAGAATATGTTTAATGACAATATCCTTATTGATGGTGTCTTTAATCTGTTGTCTATTCTCTTCAATAATCTTTACAACACCTGATCCGACTGTTCCCAAACCAAGTAATGCGATATTTAACTCTTTCATGTAAATTACCTCCGTTTGTGCTTTTGAGAAAAACAATTGTACTGTTGAAAAATACTAGATAATGGTTTAGTATAAAATCATTCTAAATTTTTGTAAAGTTCTTAATATTGAAAATATAAATCTATATTACCATGCTTAATCAGAAAACTAAATAAAATTTTCTGATTTTTTAGAAAGGTAGGAAAATTATGAAAGTTGCTAAGTTTGGTGGAAGTTCTGTATCAACTGCAGAACAAATTAAAAAGGTATTAACTATAGTGAATGAAGACCCTGAACGTAAAATCATTATCGTTTCAGCTCCAGGCAAAAGGCATAATGACGACATTAAAACTACTGATTTATTAATTCGTCTCTATGAAAAAGTACTTAATAAATTAAATTATGAAAGTAAAAAACAAGAAATTATCCAAAGATATGCTGATATAGTAGAAGAATTAGGTATAGGAAATGACATTTTAATAACAATTAATGACACTTTAGAGGAATACATTAAACATCTTTCTGACAAACCTAACCGTTTATATGATGCTTTATTATCTTGTGGCGAAAATTTTAATGCTCAATTAATAGCCCAGTATAATAATAGTCAAGGTATTCCTACTCGTTATATTTCTCCTAAAGAAGCTGGATTAACTGTAACTGATTTACCACAGCAAGCTCAAATTTTAGATTCCGCATATAATGAAATATACAAATTGCGTGATTATGATGAAAAGCTAATTATTCCTGGTTTTTTCGGAGTTTCAAAGCAAAATTATATCGTTACGTTTCCACGCGGTGGTTCTGACATAACTGGTGCTATCATAGCACGTGGCGTCCGAGCCTCACTTTATGAGAACTTCACTGATGTATCAGGAATATATAAAGCTAATCCGAATATCATAAATAATCCTGAACTCATAGAGGAAATAACTTATAGAGAAATGCGAGAGCTATCTTATGCAGGATTTGGAGTTTTTCACGATGAAGCTCTACAACCTTTATACAAAGATCGAATTCCCGTAGTTATCAAAAATACTAATCGTCCAAATGATAAAGGGACCTACATTTTACATGACCGTGAAATCGATTCTAAAAATGTCATTAGTGGAATTAGTTGTGATAAAGGCTTTACTGTGATTAATATTAAAAAATATTTAATGAATAGATTAGTTGGATTTACACGAAAGATTCTTGGCGTTTTAGAAGAATTTAATATATCATTTGACCACATGCCTTCTGGTATTGATAACATAAGTATTATCATGCGTACAAATCAAATTCAAGGTAAAGAAAGTCAAGTTCTTAATGCCATACGCAAACGTTGTGAAGTTGATGAATTAAGTATCGACCATGATTTAGCAGTACTAATGATTGTTGGTGAAGGTATGAATCAAGTTGTTGGTACAGCTAGTAAAATTACTCACGCCCTTTCAGAATCAAACATTAATTTAATAATGATTAACCAAGGTGCTTCTGAAATTTCAATGATGTTTGGAATTCATGAAGCAGATGCTGAAAAAGCAGTATTATCTACGTACGAATTTTGTTACAACGGTGTTTGTTTAAAAAATTTGTGTAAATAAAATAAAAAAGATTTCTACATCACTTTCAATACATAAAGTAAATTTATTAACTCTGTATCAATGATGTAGAAATCTTTTTAAGATATCTTTTTAGTGGAACTATTTACTATAGCTTTTTTAATACGCTGTTCACCTACTACCAATTTTAAAATATAGAATTGATAATAACTAAGAGAATCAATAACAGCTTTATAATTACTAAACTGATGATATTTTTGTTCACTCATTAAATCATACATAAGAACTATTTCTGGCTTAATATAATCTACGTTCCAACTTAAAGAATGAAAATATATATTATTTTTTGGTAAACGTATATGATGATCTAACCTAAATAGCCATTCATCATTTACAACATCATAAACAAATATTGTCATGACTTCTGTATCGTTTTTAAAGACTTTAACATGTTCAACATCTGATAAAGATAAAGATTCTCTTAATCTTTCATATAACTGATTATCATAATAGTGAATCGTAAATTCTTCAGGAATCACCCTGATAATTTCCAATAACTTTTTGCGCTCAACACAAATATCTATTTTCGATGGTAATATAAAATCATCATTCAGAAATAGATGCATCGCTACCTCGCCGTGAAATTTGAATAAATGAGATGATGTTTTCCTTAAAATTTCGACTATTTTATTCACTGGTTTTTCTTCTTTAACAAACATGTTACCACCCCTATAGCAAGCGCTTTCACAATCAAATTATACATTTTCTTTTTTCACTTATCAAACAAATAAATGTGAACATTTAGTAAAATTTATTTTATTTTCAATAAAATTATTTTCATAAAAAGTTACTATATCACTATTCGCTACGCATATGATAGGGCTCTCATAAAAATTCACGAAAGTTTAATTGATATGTAAATATTTCGTCACTACTATTTGATAAAACACATTTCCCCTTTCATTTTCATTGAACTCAAAATTTAAGAAGTTTATAATTTATCTTGCAAATAGAATTTAATATTAAAAGATTTGGGTGAGTAGTAATGTCTTTAACGATTATCTTATCTATAATAATTATTATTTTGATTATGGCTATGGTTCTTAATCAAAAATTTATGAAAGATAGGGTTGAAACAGAAGAATATGCTAGAAATCAATTAATCTCTAAAAATTCAATTTTAAGTGAAGAAAATTTATCATTGAAAAACCAAATGTTAAGTACAAACAATGACGTCGGTCAACACGCTTTTAAAAACGCCAAGCGTGAATTAAGAAAAATATTAAATAGATTTAAAGAAGAGGGTCGTTTACGATCATATACAATTGTTCCTACGAGTAATTTGGCTGTTAAACATCCCCTTTTCGAATATGCACGTTCATTCGATTTTATTATCATTACTGATGTTGGTTTGATAAATGTGGATGTTAAAAATTGGAACCAAAAAACGTTTTATCATTTTGATGTGCCAGATCAACATCTTGAAGAAGGACAACCACAATATAATACCGAAAAAGTTGTCGGTCATTATATTAGCAATCGATATCATAGTCAGTTTAAAACAACACGTTCTGGTGTCTATACTTTTATTGAGATTTTACAGGATAATCGTGTAATATATGAATTTTATGACCACGATCCATACGATAAAGCCGCAAACAATGCAAAAGCATTAAAAGATAAAATTGAAAATGATTATAATTTTAAAATTCAAAGTATTGGCGTCATATATTTTAGTGATGGTAGCGTTAATATTATTGAAGGATCCGACGAGAGTGATAAATACGTCGACACCGTATCTACACCGATATCACTTGAAAAAGTAATTGAGGAAGCTATCGATTTATCTAAGCACCCCCTTACTGATAAACAAATCGAAGAAATTTCTGAAAACTTTAAACAACATATGAATAATTAAAATTCAAAAAGAGTTTGGGGCATGAAGTTATTTGACTAATAAAAAGACAATTTCTATTTATAAAATGTAGAAATTGTCTTTTTATTATAATTATTTAAATTGTTGAGCAACTACTTTTTTTATATTCATTAGCATTAATACAAATGCAATTTCTCTTTTGACTTTAATTATGTTTCGAATCGACATTCTGATGAAACTTAAAATAACTTTCGTAAATCCATCAACAAGTTCCACATCAAATTTCTTTAACTGCAAACGTTTCTTCTAAAATAAGAAATCTTATCCCAATTTGAATTTTAAAATATCTTAAATTGTAATTTTACATTCCAACTTATTAAATTATCTATTATCAACAATGTTGTCATATATATTTTTAATTTTAACGTTTTAATACGATTCAGTAGTCATAGCACACATTTATATGACAACACTTATAGCAATTATTTCATGAATAAATAAACTTAATTATAAACTGTATCAGTTTACATTAGAAATCTTTTTAAAACATAATGTTTTTCACTAGACTAAGAAGTAGATATCCTAATTTCTACTTTATTGAAACACTAGTCAGAAACGTAGTTGAAATCTACTAAATATCACTCTTTTTTTATTCTAATCTCTTTAGCTAGAATAAGAAAACGCTGCTAAACAAAATGGTCCAACTGAGTTTCTACTTATTGATATAACAAATGAATTTTATATTTCCACTCAATATCAGACTCTAAATTATCGCTACTAGCTCCAAATATTTAATTTTCTCTTTTTTGCCTCTTCTTGAGCGTTTACGAAGGTATCCCTATATTTTCCGTTTGGAGAAAAATACTTTTCTCTGGCTAGACCTTTTTTCACCAGCGATTCGTTAAACATATCTCCATTTTTTAACCATACGTACGCCAAAGTACGACCATACCTATCAGTTTTTTCTTTATCATATTCTAAATAAACATTTTGATGCGTGAGATACTTCTTCGTATAATTAGATGCTTGTTTACCATATGGTTGAACTGGCGTATTAGGTTTAACAGTCTCTGGCGTATCTACACCAATTAATCTGACTTTAATTTCCTCTCCATTTTTTTGAGCAACAAATGTATCACCATCTACAACTCGTTTCACATATACTTTGTCTTTACCATTTAAATTGGAATTATCTGATTGATGTTGAGATTCTGAACCACTAAACGGTCCAGAATGGTTTACAAACTGGAAAATAATTACAAGTATTCCTATCATCGCTACTACTAAAAGCGATGACATTTTCTTAGATTTCAATAATGTCACCTTATTTCACTTAATATCCCGATTTATACTAAAGAAAATTTGATCCAACGTCAAATGATTTCATACTATTATATGTAATCGATTTTATATAATTACAATCTCGCTTTCCAAATTATAAGAGCATGATATAATACATGATGTTAGGAGTGAAAGAAATGGATACATCTAATGAAAATAAAATAACAATCATTGCCGTTATAGTAGCAATAATTGTTGGTGTCGTACTACAAATTGTCTTTAAACTACCCTTAATCGTGAGTTTAGTGGGGTCAGTATTTTTAGGTATGTTCGTTGGTTTTATCGTCTACCTAATTCAATCATTTCGTCGTAAAAAAAAGAATTAAAATTGGGTAATATCTTTAGTATATATGGTTTGAAATTAAACATCATTCACTCAGTATCTTTGTCTCAATACAAAGTTTTACTTATCAAAACTTTATCATATTGATAACTGTTAGATTAATTTAATTTTATAGAGTCTGCCTCAATTACGTATGGTGGACTCTTATTAATTAAATCCACCCCTTTTCATTTGCTTTTTTCCATGCCTCAAAACGATGATCTGAATTCATTTTGTCTATAATAGTACTCGTATAGTTACGCACAGTCCCGTTCGATAAATACAATTTGCTAGCAATCTCTTTGCTACTTAACCCATTGCCTATTTCTCTTAAAACAACTTGTTCTTTATGAGTTAATGGATTCGATTCAGTAAACAATGATGTCATGAGCGAAGGGCTATATTCCTTCTCACCCTTTGTCACTTTATAAATAGTTTTAATTAAATCATCAATTGAACGCTCTTTTAGTACATAAGCATCAACATCATTTGCTACGGCTTTTTCAAAATAACCTGGACGTTTAAATGTAGTCACTATGATTATTCTTGTATTGAGTTGTTTTTTTCTTACATAAGATAAGATTTCCAAGCCTGTTAAACCCGGAATTTCAATATCTAAAATGGCTACATTGGGTTCATTATTTTCAATAAATTCGAGTGCCTCTACACCATTTTCAAAATCTTTTATTACATTCATTTCTTCATGCATTTCTATCAGTTGTACCATAGCTTTTCTTAACATCAATTGATCCTCAGTTATAACAAGCGATATCATAATAAATCACCTCTAGGTATTTCAACAATAATAAGTGTTCCATTATTTGATTGTACAATTAATTTACCATTTAAATAATCTACACGTTCTTTAATACTTTTCAAATTTGAAGCATCTTCATTTTCTATTCCCACACCATTATCTTTAATTTTTAAAATGATTTGATGCTCATGTACCTTCAATTCACCTATTACTTCAGTCGCATGCGCATGTTTAATAACATTATTAATTGCTTCTCTAAAAATCATAGATAATATTGATTGTTTCGCTGGATTTAATGATTTAGCCGCACTTTTATTGTTAAATTTAAAATGTAGATTAGCATTTTGCAATAAGTGTTCCAATGATGAAATTTCATCTTCAAAAGATTGTATCTTCAAATCATCAATAATGAGTCTGACTTTATTTAAGGCTTCTGTTGAAAGTTGATTTATTGCCTGCATTTCATTTTTTGCTTCTTTAGGATTAGTATCTATGAGTTTAACAGCTAATTCAGACTTCAAAGTAAGACTAGCAAATACATGTCCTAATGTATCATGAAGATCTTGACTTATTCTATTACGCTCTTGTTGAGCTATTAGTACATTAATATACTTATTCTTTTCTTCAAGTTTAGCTTTCATAATTCGTTCGTCTCTATTTTTAAAATTACCTACAGCAACAATTAATATAACCAAATAAAATGCACTTAATGGAACCACAAATGTTGGATTAAATATATAAGTTAGTATTAAACAACTTATCATAGCTATTAAAAAGGTTATAAATTCTTTTGATACAACACGAACATTAAAAATAAAAGGTAAGGCGAAAGCACTATAGAAGAAAAACAAACTATTCATAGGATTGACACTATAGACAAAATAAAAGATTCCTAAATAATGAATAACCAGTAATGAATATAAAATACTATCACTAAGGTATTTATAAAATATAATCATCGTCACATAGCTGATTATAAAAATAGTACAAACAATTAAATAAGTTAAGAAATTACCACGTTTGTCAACAAATATAGCTAAAATCGGAAATATTAAATATATTAAAGTACTTAATTCCCCTATTCTCACTCCCCAACTTCTTGATTCCATTAGTGTACATCTCCTTTCTTATTCATGAATAAAGCAATACTCACAAAGATTATACAATAGACCACGAGATAGCCAAACGCTTCTATATTCACCCCTTTATTTTGCGCTAAATCTATAGCAAGTAGCTTTAAATTATATGTTGGCATGTGTTTAGAAATCGACTGAAGCCAATCAGGAAACGTGTATACTGGAAACCATAGACCTCCTAATATAGCTAGTGTAATATTAAGTAAATTGGCAAAACTACTTGCTTTTTGAATATCGTTGAGTTGAGCGATAATCAATCCTAAAGTCAAAAATAAACTAACCCCAATCCATAAAGTTAATGCAGAGAATATCCATTGAAAAACAGTCATGTGAACATCTTTGTAAAAATGAGCTACTGAAAAAATAATTGTAATTGCTATTAAAAACTGACACATTGTCTTACTAATTTTAACTAAATAATATTGAAATGATGATAATGGGGTCACCATTAACCGCTTATACCAACCTTGATTTCGCTCTTCAATCAAATCTAATGGAAATGACAATAGACAAAAGTTCATTAAACTAAATACTGTCATACTGTACATATACTCTTTATAAAACTTAAGTTTTGCTTCTTCTGGCATGTCTAATATAGAAGTAAATAATAAATAAAACACGACAGGTAGGAATATGGACATAACTAAATACAATTTCTTTCTAAATATAATCTTTAATTCTATTTTAAAATAAGTTGATATCACTGGTAATTCCCTCCTTTAGACAAATCATTAGAAAACATGACTTCTAATAAAGATTTTTTAAGAATTTCAATCTTATTGAAATTGACATGATATTGTTTCAATAATTGTAAAACATCACTCACATCAGTTGTTTTTATTTCATATCTATTTTTTATTAATTCAATTTCGTATTTATGTTTCAGTTGATTGATAAGTTCTTGATATTTGCAAGGAATTCGAATTACAGAATAACTTTGATTCCTTTTTATATTTTCAGGTGAATCATCTAATTGTATTTTACCTTTATCTAACATCATTACTTGATCTGCCATTCTTTCAACTTCTTCAATGTAATGAGAGGTATATAGTATCGTAGTGTTATTCATTTTTAATTTATCTATAACATTCCAAAAATGTTGACGCATTTCTACATCCATAGCTGACGTAGGCTCATCTAAAATTAACAGTTCAGGTTTACCTACCAATGCTAAAGCAAAATCTAAAATCCTCTGCTGTCCACCTGATAAATTACATGCAAACTGATTCATTTGTCGGTCACTAAATTGTGTGATTTCTTTAAACTGATGAAAAGAAATAAACGTTTGATAAAAGGATTGATATAAATGTAATAATTCGCAAACCTTTATGTATTTAGGAAACTCTGTTTTTTGAAAAAGAATACCCATCTTATGTCTATTTAACAAATTTGATTTATCAGCGATTTGACCACTATCATAGTGATTATTTCCAACGATAATATCAATTAACGTTGACTTACCTGCTCCATTTTTACCTATTAATGCCGTACAACAATTATTTTTTATATCAATACTTATATCTTCTAAAACTTTATGTTCCTTGAAAGATTTAGATATATGTCGTAGTTCAATCATTATCGTCACACCTCTTGATTTATGTTACTTATAATTTAGCAAGTTTAAGTTAGTGATATAAGTACCGAATGTCATTAATTAACTATGACATTTGTCATATCATACATATAAGTTTACATAATATATTTACCGTTAAAAAAATACCCTCGTTCATTTTAACGAGGGTATTTTGAAATTTTATAAAATTGGAGATATTAATTTTGCTAGTCCTTCTTTAAATTTAATTGATAATGGACGCTTGTCGTATACTTCTTTTGTAAGTAATTTAGATTGCTCAATATCTTTTTCAAATGCTTGACGTAACTGTTTAGCTATATCTTCATCATATATAAATGCATTCACTTCGAAATTCAGTTCAAAGCTTCTAAAGTCCATGTTTGCACTACCAATTGAAGAAATTTCATCATCAATCATTAATATTTTAGAATGAATAAATCCATTTTGATAAGTGTAAATATTAACTCCGCTATCCAATAAATCAGCTGCATTTGAAAATGTAGCCCAATAAACGAATGGATGATCAGGTTTACACGGTATCATAAGGTTTACTTCAACGCCGCTATTAGCAGCCATTTTTAAT
Encoded proteins:
- a CDS encoding ABC transporter permease, which translates into the protein MISTYFKIELKIIFRKKLYLVMSIFLPVVFYLLFTSILDMPEEAKLKFYKEYMYSMTVFSLMNFCLLSFPLDLIEERNQGWYKRLMVTPLSSFQYYLVKISKTMCQFLIAITIIFSVAHFYKDVHMTVFQWIFSALTLWIGVSLFLTLGLIIAQLNDIQKASSFANLLNITLAILGGLWFPVYTFPDWLQSISKHMPTYNLKLLAIDLAQNKGVNIEAFGYLVVYCIIFVSIALFMNKKGDVH
- a CDS encoding ABC transporter ATP-binding protein, with the translated sequence MIELRHISKSFKEHKVLEDISIDIKNNCCTALIGKNGAGKSTLIDIIVGNNHYDSGQIADKSNLLNRHKMGILFQKTEFPKYIKVCELLHLYQSFYQTFISFHQFKEITQFSDRQMNQFACNLSGGQQRILDFALALVGKPELLILDEPTSAMDVEMRQHFWNVIDKLKMNNTTILYTSHYIEEVERMADQVMMLDKGKIQLDDSPENIKRNQSYSVIRIPCKYQELINQLKHKYEIELIKNRYEIKTTDVSDVLQLLKQYHVNFNKIEILKKSLLEVMFSNDLSKGGNYQ